Below is a genomic region from Patagioenas fasciata isolate bPatFas1 chromosome 5, bPatFas1.hap1, whole genome shotgun sequence.
TGCCACAGGCACAGGGGACGGGTGAACCAGAGGCGGTGCGGGGCTCTGGCTGTGCCACCCACCTCTGGCCGGACCACTGGGGACGTGCTGGTGGcaccggggctgcaggatctcaGCCAGAGCCCCAGCAGGCATTGATGACACCAATGACACCAATGACACTAATGAcagccacagctgagctgggctcacctggctgagcaggggccgtgtcccctcgtgtccccagcacctggccatgtcccctctccccaggttCCTCACCACgttcctgtccctgtgtccctaccTGGGGCTGTCTTGGGGTCGCTCTCCTCCACGCCACCCCCACTGTAATACGGCAGCTTCGTCCCCGACCCTTCTGACAGGGAGCCTGGCGGGGGGAGGACGGAGTTTGGGTGGCTGGAGCTGGCACCGTGGGCAGCATGGCCTGGGGGGACCAGGGGACACCCCCGTGCCATAGGAACCAGCTGGTGCCGCAACAACAGGACCCACTGGGGCTGTGGGACAGAGTTTCCCCCTCTTTTGGGAGAACCTCCAGGCACGGGGGGGCTGCACCCACCTGAGCCACTGGGCACCTCCTGGTACTCCGGGTCCGGGGTGTAATCCAGCTCCTCGTATATGGCGTCAGAGACGGCGTCCGCAGCTCCACCAGGGCCTGAAATGACGGGCAGCGCTCACCCGGGGCCGTGGGGACTGTGGGTGGCCCCGGGGTCACCCTCTGAGCCACCCCCTGCAGCGggagccccaggacccccaaatcgGCTCTGCCCCGGCACCCGCCCCCAGGACCCACCTCGGCGCCGAGCCCGGGCACAGCACATCTGCATGGCCAGGGCGCCCAGCGCCAGGAACAGCAGCGTCCCCAGGACCACACACAGCACCGTGGACACCGGCACCGACCCCGCCGCCGCCATCAGGgcggtgctgctggggacacctgcggggacacggccGGGCGGCGTGAGGAGGGGACCCCGGCCGGCCCAGCCCAGCGGGCGCTGCCGGAACGGGCACAGCTACCTGGGGACGGGGTGGGCGTCCCGCTCGTGCCATCACTGTCCTCGTCACAGGCGACATGGGCGTCCCCGCCGGGGCCGCAGTCCTGCAGGCGCCAGGGTGCCGAGGGACATCGCCAGAGCCAGCGGGTCCCCTTCTCGCAACCCACCCAGGCCAGCCAGGCGGGGGCCGCGTCCCCGGGGGGCGCAGGCTCCAGCCTCCCCCCGTCCCCGCAGCCCAGCTGGCGGCAGGCGGCGATGGCCGTGGCGGGGCTGGTGCCGTTGGCACAAACGCCGCCCCAGGTGCCGTTGTGCAGCACCTCCAGGCGCCCGGCGCAgcggccgctgccgcccgccAGCCGCAGGGACAGCTGATCTGCAAGGGGGGACGGGGGTCACGGCACGGACCGGGGACGGTCCCCCGGGCCCCAGTCTGGGGGCGCACGGCACTGACCTGAGCAGACGGCACCTGCCCCACCACCGCGCCGGCAGCCGCGCCGTGCCGAGCCCGGACAGGCCCAGAGAGACGCCTCGGTCCCGGTGCAGCCACCGGCATCCGGCCACGGCGTCCCCATGCCGGCACCGAAGTGACCCGCTCCCGGTGCCGCCAGCGCCGAGCCACAGCCCAGCTGGCGGCACACGACGGTGGCGTCCGGGAGGTCCCAGCTGTCCTGGCAGGCGCTGGCCCAGGTGCCATTGGCGTAGAGCTCCACGCGCCCGGCGCAGCGCCCAGGGCCGCCCGCCAGCCTCACCCGCCGGCTGCCTGCGGGGACACAGGGCACCGGGCTGCGGTGGCCGCTCGGGGAGCCGGCGCCCCCGGCCCTTCCCAGGACACTCACCCGAGCAGACGACGGCCACCTCCTCGGGGCTGCCGGTTGGCGCGGCGCCCGTCCCGGAGACGTTGCACCgtgccaggctctcctcggtgccCGCACACCGCAGCGCCACGGTGCCCAAGCCCGGCACGCCAGAGACTTTCTCCAGCACGCCGCAGCCCAGCTGCCGGCACACCACGCTGCCCAGCTCCGTGTCCCACGGCCCCGCCGCCACGCGGGCCCATGTCCCGGGGCTCGCGGTCACCTCCAGCCGCCCGTCGCACCGGCTCTCCCCCTCCACCAGCCGCAGGGGCTCGGCAACGCCTGCAACATCCCCAGCGGTGCCGTGGGGCCGCAGCACCAGCGGCGCAGAGACCCAGGGGGATGGCGGCTCGGCCCTCCCCTTGGCCCAGAAGGACCCTGTGTCCCTCACTCCCAAGTCTTAGGGTGCCCCAAAAGCCCCTGAGGGCTGTTCCCACACACACCTGAGCAGTTGACTGCAGCGGCGTGCCCGGGGGCACAGGGGGGCTCCCCCAGCACCGCTGCGGGGCACTGGCCCGGGTGCCATTCGCTCCCGTCACAACCGAAGCCATCGCGCCACATcggcccgtcccccccgccgaAGGAGCCTCCCGGCGGCACGGCGATGGCGGCGCTGCAGCCGAGGTGGCGGCAGAGGACGTGGCCGTCACGCAGGTCCCAGCCGGTGGCACAGAgggacccccacgtcccccccacctCCACCTCCACCCGCCCGGCACAGCCGCTCTCGCCCGCCAGCCGGAAACCCGTGTAGGCTGTGGTGGAGAAATGGTGTTAGAGGGGGGCACGGCGGCGCGGGGACCCCCcgacacccccctgtccccagcacttaCGGGAGCAGACGATGCCGGCGTGGCTGGTgcagccggggctgcggggcggctgccgGGAGCAGGCGGAGAGCAGGGTTTCGGTGCCGGAGCACTCGAACCGCAGGTCCCAGAGCGGCCCCGTTCCAGCCCCGGACTGGCCGGTGCCGTGGACGGCGAGCACCGTGCCGCAGCCCAGCTCCCGGCACAGCACCTGGGCGGCCTTCATGTCCACGTGCTCCTGGCAGACGCTGGCCCAGGTTTGTCCCCTCCGCACCTCCAGCCGCCCGGCGCACGCGGTGTCACCGCCGACCAGCCGGGCAAACCCTGCCGGGAGGGCACGGGGGCGGTGGTGAGGGATATGCCAGCACTGGGGGTGGTGGTGAGGGATGTGCCAGCACTGGGAGCGGTACTGAGGGATGTGCCAGCAATTGCACATACCCAGCACTGGCAGGCTCCTACCTTGGCAGGCAACAGCAACGTCAAAGTCATGAATAGCATTATAGGGTCCCCAGCCACGGATCTCACAGTCCCAGAGCGTGGCCTCGTCCCCGCGGCAGTCGACGAGAGTCAGGCTGACGGGACCGTCCCCTTTGCCAAAGCTGGAGGCAGCAGCATAGGCACTGGTGGCCGAGCCGCAGCCCAGGTGTTGGCACACCACCTCGGCGTCCTCCATGTCCCATATGTCATCTGCAACCGAGCCCCATCGGCCCCGCAGCTTCGCCTCCACCCTCCCGGCGCAGGGACCCCCGCCGGCCACCAACCGCAGCTCCAGCGCCTCTGCACCGGGACACCAGCAGAGCCTCAGCCgtgcctggggacaccccagcactCAGCGTGTGTCCCGGCACGGCCAATGTCCCAACGTCACCTCTACAGGTCACCCCCACATCCGTCTCGTGGTTGCAGTAGTGCTGTCCCCAGCCAAAATGAGGACACTCGTGCAGCATCTCCTCGGTGCCCCGGCAGAAGAACGGTTGGAGCCAAATCCGGCCGGTGCCCTGCCCGAACGGGGCGTAGGCTGACGCCTTGGCCACCCCGCCGCAGCCCAGTTGCCGGCACACCACGGTGGCCCAAAGGGCGTCCCAGTCGAAGTCATAGTTGCAGACGGAGCCCCACTCGCCGTTGTGCTTCACCTCCACCCGCCCGGcgcagcgcccgccgccgcccaccAGCCGCAGCTCCCCGGTGCCTGCGGCAAGGAGGGTGCTCAGCCCGGCCCcgtgggtccctgtccccccggtgggtccctgtccccttgcTCCCTCCACCCCGTGCTCACCCCCGCAGAGCTGCACCCACAGCAACA
It encodes:
- the LOC136101811 gene encoding scavenger receptor cysteine-rich type 1 protein M130-like is translated as MVPAGVLGLLLWVQLCGGTGELRLVGGGGRCAGRVEVKHNGEWGSVCNYDFDWDALWATVVCRQLGCGGVAKASAYAPFGQGTGRIWLQPFFCRGTEEMLHECPHFGWGQHYCNHETDVGVTCREALELRLVAGGGPCAGRVEAKLRGRWGSVADDIWDMEDAEVVCQHLGCGSATSAYAAASSFGKGDGPVSLTLVDCRGDEATLWDCEIRGWGPYNAIHDFDVAVACQGFARLVGGDTACAGRLEVRRGQTWASVCQEHVDMKAAQVLCRELGCGTVLAVHGTGQSGAGTGPLWDLRFECSGTETLLSACSRQPPRSPGCTSHAGIVCSPYTGFRLAGESGCAGRVEVEVGGTWGSLCATGWDLRDGHVLCRHLGCSAAIAVPPGGSFGGGDGPMWRDGFGCDGSEWHPGQCPAAVLGEPPCAPGHAAAVNCSGVAEPLRLVEGESRCDGRLEVTASPGTWARVAAGPWDTELGSVVCRQLGCGVLEKVSGVPGLGTVALRCAGTEESLARCNVSGTGAAPTGSPEEVAVVCSGSRRVRLAGGPGRCAGRVELYANGTWASACQDSWDLPDATVVCRQLGCGSALAAPGAGHFGAGMGTPWPDAGGCTGTEASLWACPGSARRGCRRGGGAGAVCSGQCHQLSLRLAGGSGRCAGRLEVLHNGTWGGVCANGTSPATAIAACRQLGCGDGGRLEPAPPGDAAPAWLAWVGCEKGTRWLWRCPSAPWRLQDCGPGGDAHVACDEDSDGTSGTPTPSPGSCVPSSTALMAAAGSVPVSTVLCVVLGTLLFLALGALAMQMCCARARRRGPGGAADAVSDAIYEELDYTPDPEYQEVPSGSGSLSEGSGTKLPYYSGGGVEESDPKTAPESPAQHSSPDVYDDAAAVPEVSPAPSAGDISEGVARRSLGCPPPPGGSCHPSSPAEATGDPPGHTDYDDVGSSTLGTSL